Within Oncorhynchus keta strain PuntledgeMale-10-30-2019 chromosome 3, Oket_V2, whole genome shotgun sequence, the genomic segment CACAGCAGAAATGACCAGCCAACACACAAGCACAAACGTGCGCATGCTGATACACATATTCGCACTCTCgctctcacccacacacacaaaaacaggcCTTGTTCACTCATGTGAATCCGGCTGTCAGTCTCACTCACTAATTAGCGCACATTCTGAGGCTCTGcctccacgcacgcacgcacgcaagcacacacacacacacacacacacacacacacacacacacacacacacacacacacacacacacacacacacacacacacacacacacacacgcacacacgcacacacgcacacacgcacacgattTGCTGTCCGTCAACCTTCTCACTAAATCATTCACTCACAGGGCTCTCTCCATCAGTtccctctgtgtctccccctcacTCTTTGCGTCTTGGAAGCGGCCCCTGACAGCTAGAGCGGCGCTGGCCTGGGATGAGTTGAGCTGAATTATTgctagaaacagagaggagaggaccactgagctgagagggagaggagagaggcatacAGTGTTAGGCTACTATCATGACTCCTAACATGGTTGTCATCATCATTATTCTCCTATCACATTGTTTTGCAAATGGAGTGGATTGTGATGTGTAAACACATTTCTATAATTCTTTGACTTGAACTAGTCTTTCTGGTAGATAAACTGGCAACGAAAGGCATTTCTGAATTCACATGTCATGAATGCTGGAAAACGCTGGAGTGAGTTCTGGACGTGTCCCATTACCTGTCATCCGTCACCTCTTTATCAGCCGTCAGCACTCTGAGCATACTGTGTCCATCCTTCTGTCTGTATCTCAGCTGCAGCTGAACAGACACACGGCCACCTGCCACTGGGGCTGACACTAAATGTCAGAGAAAGAAAAATAATATTACAAATGTATTCCTCTGTGAACTTCATCCCCAATCCTTAAATCTTTGACTGGGTCTTCTCCTCATCCCGCCGTTCTCACCCTCTCCCTGTGAGCCGTGTTCCCTCGCTCCAAATTGAAAGGTGATTTCTGTGTCTGATGCCACATTTCCCACCTCTCTGGTCACCCTGttcccagcctccctctctcctttcacacacCTGGCAGAAGAGCGAATGAGGGCGAGAGATGAAGGCCTTTTCCAGTCAAATCAGGGATCTCTGTTCAAATGTGTCGCTGGTGTGACAGTGCTAGATTTCCCATTCACAATTTAGGATTGTCaattcaccccccaaaaaatgattgAGGATGAGCATGCAACTGGGGTTCCTAAGCATTTAAACCACTTAATTTTAAATACAGATGGTGACGTACATACACATTACGAATGCATTATACATATACAAACATCTACCCACACACATATATACTATATTTGAAAATACACATGAATATACAGATGTTTAATTCAACACTTACAGTGTTGTGGGGAGCAGCAAAGTGACACTACAGTGTGTCGCTATCGTCCTGTTCTCAATAATCTCCTCAAATTCAGTGTATAGTTCATGTGGACTTGCTATCACCACCTAGGGGGGAAGAATGACACGTACAGTACCATATTAAAAGACACATATTGAACAATGGACTCTGATCACATATGGGCCAAATAGGACTGTAAGCTCAATGACATACGCAGCACAAAGGAGAGTAATACAAGATGATTTATTGTATCACATACCTTTCCGCTTGTGCAGTCTGCAAGTCTCCCCAGCTCATCAAGTCTGCAGTCTGTCCCCTCGATAGCCAACACTGATACCGTCACCCTAGGAGAGAAAGGGTTACATACTGTAAGCGCTTGCTTATAATATTCAATAACTGAAAATCACTTATGACAACACCTAAAAGGCTATCAACATAGTCTGTAAGAAAATGAGCTATTTCAAGGTAAAATAGGTTCTCCACTGTGATGCTCAAATAGAAGTGAAAATGTAGCTAGTGAAGACAGTACAGAGTTGCACCGACCCCTGGCTAGCAGCGTACTTCCCCAGGTCGTGGTAGAAGATAGTGGAGGAGAGGCAAGGTCGGGCATCAATGTCCTCCACCTCCAGATTCCCCAGGTCTGTGTTGGCCTTTCCATCTGTGCAGATGATCACCTGGGAAGAGGGCAATACATTATATTGGTACTACATCATAAACATTCAGAGCACTGGAACTATGGGACTGACTGACCTTTGACCCTGGTTGCCGAGAAGCCATCGCTATGGCTACAAGAGAAGCAGGACCTAAAGCCGTGGCACCACTCTCAGACAATCTTTTAATGAAAAGAGGAAGTGACAACATACCATTATTTAATACAATTATGACTTCATTGGACCAGTTTGAACGAGTCCATGGCTTATTTGCTCTTGGACCACATGGGCCCTTGAATTAAAATGTAGAGTTAGTTTTTATTGCCCCTTTCAACATTACCCTAGAATCTCTCTCTGTAGACAgtccctggtcctggagagggGTTGTGGGCTGGGGAAGCTGAACGCTGCTTCCTTAAGGTATTCACTGTCAATCAACTCCGCACCCCGCAAACAACGCGAGGTGAACTCGTCATATCCATGCAGAGTCACCTGTCAAGACAAACATCAGTGGATGATCTTAAGATACAGATCAAAACAACTTCAGATTTACACCCAACTATTGGACAAATGCATCCAAATATTGAATCCAAATCAGTGAATATGAAATGTCACACACAAAACATCGATTTGATACCTAcagcccccaaaaaaaaaaaaaaaatgtttatgtaAAGAGCATGAAAACACCATTTCATTAGATATCAACATGCATAAGTAGTCAATCATGTCAATGTGAAATGGGTGTAATATTGAACCTGATTGTTGAACGTGATGAGTCCTACTCGCATGTGTGGTTGTGTTTCACTCAGCTTCCGAACACTCTGTAACACTGCTTCCTGAACAAACTGGTGTAAAATCCGCATTGGTGTTATCATTACCAGCATGTacacaaccacagaccattatCAATTCTAGCAAAGCAAATTATTGTGAATCTGCCACTGCATATTTCATTTACTGGTAGTTACTACGATCATCACAATATCTCCCAAATGTATCCAATTATGCCCATTTAAATAATCAAAGATGGTTGACCTGAAGACGTGACCCGTAGATTGGCTGTTTTCCTTCCAACACCTGACacaagaaaaagagagaatttCACAGTATATACTGTGGCCAGTAGAAATGGTCAGAAATACAGCTTCAACCAGCACTGAATGTGAAGCTACTTAAAACAGAAAAATATGCATTTTACAGAACAAAATTGACTATAGAGGTATCCCTAATCACATGTATTCTAATCTAACCGTACAGAGCCTGGGGAAAACACTGACAAATAACACTAATGATCTTGTGTTCAAACCTGGGAGGTGATACTCATGGACGCTGAGATGTCGATACAGAACAGTAGCAGGGTGTCTGTAAGGGCCAGGGCCTTGTCACCAGGGGTCAACAGGAAGACACTGTCCCGGCAACCGAGACAGGTGGCAGATGAGGAGGTGGGTGGTTCCAATGATGACTGGCAAAAATAACAGACATTCACCTGTAGAGCAACAGAGGGATTAATGGAAATGCAGTTGTTTGAGAGAAATTGTACCTTCAGTAGTCATGAATTACAATACGTAGTAGGTATAACTTCACTGAGGTTTACTGTAGGTCTACCATTATTGTTGAATAATTTGGAAGGCATGAAGTTAGAATCATAACAGTGATTACCGCTTGACCACTGTGATTATTTGATCATATTGCGTAGGATTCATATTCAAGAGAGTGTGAAAGGTCAAACTACCACATTGTCATAGAAGGAGTCCAGCACAGAGCCACACTGGGAGCAGCAGGTGGGCTCTCCCTCTATGGTGAACGCTGTGATTGGACACACGTTGGTCAACACAGACAAGCAAGTTAGACTGTGACATACCGAGAGACAGTATAAAAGTCAGGAGtatcacacagagagacagtgaaaagTCAGGTCAAGGGCATTGAGTATCATATACCAAACATTATCTCAGAATGATAGCAGGAATAGTCCACTAACCGTTTTCCTCTGATATCAGCTCCCCCAAACTGACTAGGATCACATTTGGATTCCCCACCAATGGTTCCCTTGATCCTGTGTAGTAAATGGCCATTAGTAGTTGCAAATGTGCTTTGTATCTTTATTCATGAGCACCTACATTTTTTCTTTTCAATGAGGAATTATCTAATGAACTGTGAAGATACTGTATACTAATGGATGTCCATAATGAAACAGGATTTactggaggatgaagaggaggacttTGAGGAGGAGAAAGAATCTGGCAACAGAACTAGGTATTCTGGACAGGACTTCATAAAGTAAGGTCTTGGTGGCAAGGCTGGAGCTAGAAGTAGAGAGAATCATGTTTTTCAACTCTGGTTGTAGTCATAATCTTCATCACATCTTTATCATCACACGCAAGACTGTTTGTTTTGTTGGCATCTTAAGATGTGAATTGCATGAATGGTGGTATGGTCTGACAATACTAGCTTTGAGCCTAACAATGAATGTCTCTTGACAGGACATTAACCAGTTACCTGACTTCTGTGCAGATCCACTGCTGCCGGTGGTGTTTGGATGCTTCATCTCTTCCCCACTGCCTTCTGGGATATTGTATGAGTAGTCTGGATCCCATGGATGACTCCCAATGTCTGGCTCCTTCTTTGGAAGGTCATAGGTCAGCCTCTGGCTAttggaagggagaagggaaggtgGGCCTGGGATTGGCTGGACGCAAGCAGGCAATTGAGATCGCATGAATGGGGGGAGCAGAGCTGGGGAAGGTGGAAATGGACACAATGTTAGCCACAATCTCAAGAGTTCACTCATGACTTTTGAGACACTGAAATTGAACTGTATATCCTAAAAATGACATTATACATTGAATTCCCCAGTACAGTGATGCTAGGAAAAACTGTCCATTGAGCTGTTTGAGATGTGAGCTGTTGGGGCGAGCCTGGAACATTCCCTCCTCTTCTAATACGGAAGGCTGAATTCTCATACAATGGCAAGGGGTTGGGAGCTGTCTTCACCTCaccatttttaaaacatttctcagtgattctctgttctggagagtggtgttgttgtttttgtagttgtgctggaggaggagggggaggactgCGGGGACGGATTCTGtttgggggaggaaggagagctgggagagatgagagacagagcattgttaatgttaatgtctaCTACACAGGATTCATTAATGAACTGGCAGGACAGTGTTTGGGCAGTAACGGGCATTCAGACAGGATGGGGATTcactgacagggcattcactgacagggcattcactgacagggcattcactgacagggcattcactgagAGGACATCCACTGAGAGGACATCCACTGAGAGGACATTCACTGAGAGGACATTCACTGACTGGACATTCACTGACAGGACAGTGTTTGGGCAGCAACGGGCATTCAGACAGGATGGGGATTcactgacagggcattcactgacAGGACATTCACTAACAGGACATTCACTGAGAGGACATTCACTGACTGGACATTCACTGACAGGACAGTGTTTGGGCAGCAACGGACATTCGGACAATGTTAGCAAGATTCAATTTGAAGTGTGTCTGAAAAAACTCACCTGAACGTTTAACTGCAATTTGTGGTTTCGTGTGGACTTCCCTCTGATAGGTTGATGGAGGGACATAAACAAACCCACAGGCAAACTCCATTGGTGGTCCTACCACCTAAACAGGGAtaatcaactagattcagccgcaggcCAATGGTCAGGACgcaggaacataattacaaatcatttgtacactgcaaattgaccccAAGAAGACCAAACAGATAtgatatttgactaaaacataataatttcaaaccttacttacatttgtatatgatcacataCATCTCTCTATTATGTGTGTGAAAACTTTGGAACTTGGAGCTGATTTGatagtgtttttacagtcttttatgtccaacaataatttaaaattcccctcagcagccttcactgagatatatatatatatatatatatatacacagtgccttgcgaaagtattcggcccccttgaactttgcgaccttttgccacatttcaggcttcaaacataaagatataaactggatttttttgtgaagaatcaacaaaaagtgggacacaatcatgaagtggaacgacatttattggatatttcaaacttttttaacaaatcaaaaactgaaaaattgggcgtgcaaaattattcagcccctttactttcagtgaagcaaactctctccagaagttcagtgaggatctctgaatgatccaatgttgacctaaatgactaatgatgataaatacaatccacctgtgtgtaatcaagtctccgtataaatgcacctgcactgtgatagtctcagaggtccgttaaaagcgcagagagcatcacgaagaacaaggaacacaccaggcaggtccgagatactgttgtgaagaagtttaaagccggatttggatacaaaaagatttcccaagatttaaacatcccaaggagcactgtgcaagcaataatattgaaatggaaggagtatcagaccactgcaaatctaccaagacctggcgtccctctaaactttcagctcatacaagaagactgatcagagatgcagccaagaggctcATGATCaatctggatgaactgcagagatctacagctgaggtgggagactctgtccataggacaacaatcagtagtatattgcacaaatctggcctttatggaagagtggcaagaagaatgccatttcttaaagataacacagccatcaccctgaacacaccatccccactgtcaaacatggtggtggcagcatcatggtttgggcctgcttttcttcagcagggacagggaagatggttaaaattgatgggaagatggatggagccaaatacaggaccattctggaagaaaacctgatggagtctgcaaaagacctgagactgggacagagatttgtcttccaacaagacaatgatccaaaacataaagcaaaatctacaatggttcaaaaataaacatatccaggcgttagaatggccaagtcaaagtccggacctgaatccaatcgagaatctgtggaaagaactgaaaactgctgttcacaaatgctctccatccaacctcactgagctcgagctgttttgcaaggaggaatgggaaaaaatgtcagtctctcgatgtgcaaaactgatagagacataccccaagcgacttacagctgtaatcgcagcaaaaggtggcgctacaaagtattaacttaaggggcctGAATAATTTTGAACGcataatttttcagtttttgatttgttaaaaaagtttgaaatatccaataaatgtcgttccacttcatgattgtgtcccacttgttgttgattcttcacaaaaaaaatacagttttatatatttatgtttgaagcctgaaatgtggcaaaaggtcgcaaagttcaagggggccgaatactttcgcaaggcactgtatatatatatatatatatccacacagTTCCAGTAAAATGTACGggtacacctactcattaaagggtttttatatattgtagaataatagtgaagacatcaaaactatacaattacgcatatggaatcatgtagtaaccaaaaaagttgaAAAGtctaaaacaaatcaaaatatagccatcaataaaaaacaaacaaaaacacataaAAAACACCTTCACTTCCCTTTCCCCCTACTATTGCCTTGatgccagctttgcacactcttggcattctctcaaccagcatcatgaggtagtcacctggaatgcatttaaattaataggtgtgccttgttaaaagtgaatttgtttaatatctttccttcttaatgtgtttgagccaatcagttgtgttgtgacaaggtaggggtggtatacagcaCTATTTGttaagtccatattatagcaagaacagctcaaataagcaaagagaaacgacagtccgtcattacttcaaaacatgaaggtcagtcagtttcttcaagcgcagtcgcaaaaactatcaagccACCGGGCCGCCAGTTGGGGTACCCTAACCTAAGGTAAGGACATGGACATTAAAACACATCAAACCAGTCACCAGGATGTAGACACTTCTATCACATTGTCAAACTCTTATTTCTAAGCCTTTGTATGTCATTGTGATCTTGAATAAATCTTAATTTATTGCATCCGATGCAAGCTCATTAAAACTAGATTAAAACACTGATGCAAACACCCCCATAGGATTAGTCCCTGACAATGCTATCACTGTCCATGTAGTAGTACCAGTCAAGCTCCAGAAGACATATTGGTACCACAGTAACTAATGTTAACACACCTCTGTGGAAAGAACGGTCAAGTACAGGATAAGATTGCATTCAATGAGAGCATACTCCGTCATACAAATGAGTCTTACTTACGTATGCAAAGCCTCGTGAACAGTGACGGTTCAAACTTGAGTTCCTCCCAGTCTGAAGTGttaggagtgagtgagtgatgccatcactccttctctgtgtTATAATGTAAAAAGAAAAACCTGTTTAACAAGTTTGTCCAATTCAGTGTATACATTATCTAACATGGAATGGAaacaaaacacacgcacacagcacTGTAGTACAGTCAGTGTAGAGATTGCAGTGGACATTGCGTTGTTCCACCTTGTGAATATTCATGTTTGTAAAAGTTTATGTTCAGGGTATCAGCACAGATCAGACAGGTTTGAACATTGACACTTACcacatacagcaccagtcaaaagtttggacacacctactcattccagagtttctTAATTTTTAGTATtttctccattgtagaataatagtgaagacatcaacactatgaaataacacatatggaatcatgtagtaaccgatacacaaatcaaaatatatgatatatttgagattcttcaaagtagccaccctttgcattgattacagctttgcacaatcttggcattcactcaaacagcttcacgaggtagtcacctggaatgcatttcaatgaaaaggtgtgccttgttaaaagttcatttgtggaatttctttccttcttaatgtgtttgagccaatcagttgtgttgtgacaaggtaggggtggtatacagcaCTATTTGTTAAGTCCATATtttagcaagaacagctcaaataagcaaagagaaacgacaatccGTCATTACTtcaaaacatgaaggtcagtcagtttcttcaagcgcagtcgcaaaaactatcaagcactatgatgaaactggctctcatgaggactgccacaggaaaggaagacccagagttgcttctgctgcagaggatacgctcattagagttaactaggtgaacggatgatctgtgcatgtgtggttcccaccgtgaagcatggaggaggaggtgtgatggtgtgtgggtgctttTCTGTTGATAATgttgggatttatttagaatttcaatgcacacttaaccagcatggctaccagatcattctgtagcgatacaccatcccatctggtttgcgattagtgggactataacttgtttttcaacaggacaatgacccaaaacacacctgtAGGCTGtgtgggctatttgaccaagaaggagagtgatggagcgctgcatcagatgacctggcctgcaCAATCACCTgacaattgtatgtgtggagtacagggaTGAGGTTGTcattaaaaaataatgttaaactcTATTATTGCCTCCCGAGtgatgcagcggtctaaggcactgctttgtagtgcttgaggtgtcactacagatccaTGTTTGATCCCAGGCTATGTCACAGCCGGCCATGACCGAGAGACCCATGAAgtgtcgcacaattggcccagcgtcgtccgggttaggagaggATTTGGACGGCCGGGATTTCTTTGCTCCATTGCGCTCAAGCAAGttcttgtggcaggccgggcaccTGCAAGCTGAATCCGGTCGCCATctggatggtgtttcctctgacacattggtgcggctggcttccaggttaactgagcagtgtgtcaaaaagcagtgtggcttggcagggtcgtgtttcggaggatgcatggctcttgaccttcgtctctcctgagtccgtagggtagatgcagcgatgggacaagactgtaactaccaattggatattacgaaattggggagaaaaaggggtaacatAATAATAAACGTTTTTACTCTTACtgcacacagaatgagtccatgcaacctattatgtgacttgttcatctattttttactcctgaacttatttagacttgccataacaaagcggttgaatacttattgactcaagatctttcagcttttcattttttattaatttgtaaaacttttgaaaaacataattccactttaatattatggtgtattgtgtgtaggccagtgacaaaatatctcaatttaatccattttaaattcaggctgtaacacaacaaaatgtagggAAAGTGAAAAGGTGTTAATTCTTTCTGAAGGTACTATATATAGAGAATACTTGGGGTGCCAAATAAAATCATAGCGGGCCAAATTTGGCCACCGGGCCGCCAGTTGGGGTACCCTAACCTAAGGTAAGGACATGGACATTAAAACACATCAAACCAGTCACCAGGATGTAGACACTTCTATCACATTGTCAAACTCTTATTTCTAAGCCTTTGTATGTCATTGTGATCTTGAATAAATCTTAATTTATTGCATCCGATGCAAGCTCATTAACACTAGATTAAAACACTGATGCAAACACCCCCATAGGATTAGTCCCTGACAATGCTATCACTGTCCATGTAGTAGTACCAGTCAAGCTCCAGAAGACATATTGGTACCACAGTAACTAATGTTAACACACCTCTGTGGAAAGAACGGTCAAGTACAGG encodes:
- the LOC118371066 gene encoding circularly permutated Ras protein 1 isoform X9, which translates into the protein MEFACGFVYVPPSTYQREVHTKPQIAVKRSALLPPPNRIRPRSPPPPPPAQLQKQQHHSPEQRITEKCFKNALLPPFMRSQLPACVQPIPGPPSLLPSNSQRLTYDLPKKEPDIGSHPWDPDYSYNIPEGSGEEMKHPNTTGSSGSAQKSAPALPPRPYFMKSCPEYLVLLPDSFSSSKSSSSSSRSREPLVGNPNVILVSLGELISEENAFTIEGEPTCCSQCGSVLDSFYDNVVNVCYFCQSSLEPPTSSSATCLGCRDSVFLLTPGDKALALTDTLLLFCIDISASMSITSQVLEGKQPIYGSRLQFVQEAVLQSVRKLSETQPHMRVGLITFNNQVTLHGYDEFTSRCLRGAELIDSEYLKEAAFSFPSPQPLSRTRDCLQREILGLSESGATALGPASLVAIAMASRQPGSKVIICTDGKANTDLGNLEVEDIDARPCLSSTIFYHDLGKYAASQGVTVSVLAIEGTDCRLDELGRLADCTSGKVVIASPHELYTEFEEIIENRTIATHCSVTLLLPTTLCVKGEREAGNRVTREVGNVASDTEITFQFGAREHGSQGEVSAPVAGGRVSVQLQLRYRQKDGHSMLRVLTADKEVTDDSSVVLSSLFLAIIQLNSSQASAALAVRGRFQDAKSEGETQRELMERALAYDRSAEDKLIYSKWLKTMDPIHNSLQNYTRRQSIRSDTLQSLTDMGAALLYSMKNSNRSSSLKEKHQH
- the LOC118371066 gene encoding circularly permutated Ras protein 1 isoform X5, translated to MSTAISTLTVLQCCRRSDGITHSLLTLQTGRNSSLNRHCSRGFAYRRSDGITHSLLTLQTGRNSSLNRHCSRGFAYVVGPPMEFACGFVYVPPSTYQREVHTKPQIAVKRSALLPPPNRIRPRSPPPPPPAQLQKQQHHSPEQRITEKCFKNALLPPFMRSQLPACVQPIPGPPSLLPSNSQRLTYDLPKKEPDIGSHPWDPDYSYNIPEGSGEEMKHPNTTGSSGSAQKSAPALPPRPYFMKSCPEYLVLLPDSFSSSKSSSSSSRSREPLVGNPNVILVSLGELISEENAFTIEGEPTCCSQCGSVLDSFYDNVVNVCYFCQSSLEPPTSSSATCLGCRDSVFLLTPGDKALALTDTLLLFCIDISASMSITSQVLEGKQPIYGSRLQFVQEAVLQSVRKLSETQPHMRVGLITFNNQVTLHGYDEFTSRCLRGAELIDSEYLKEAAFSFPSPQPLSRTRDCLQREILGLSESGATALGPASLVAIAMASRQPGSKVIICTDGKANTDLGNLEVEDIDARPCLSSTIFYHDLGKYAASQGVTVSVLAIEGTDCRLDELGRLADCTSGKVVIASPHELYTEFEEIIENRTIATHCSVTLLLPTTLCVKGEREAGNRVTREVGNVASDTEITFQFGAREHGSQGEVSAPVAGGRVSVQLQLRYRQKDGHSMLRVLTADKEVTDDSSVVLSSLFLAIIQLNSSQASAALAVRGRFQDAKSEGETQRELMERALAYDRSAEDKLIYSKWLKTMDPIHNSLQNYTRRQSIRSDTLQSLTDMGAALLYSMKNSNRSSSLKEKHQH
- the LOC118371066 gene encoding circularly permutated Ras protein 1 isoform X7, whose product is MSTAISTLTVLQCCRRSDGITHSLLTLQTGRNSSLNRHCSRGFAYRRSDGITHSLLTLQTGSNSSLNRHCSRGFAYVVGPPMEFACGFVYVPPSTYQREVHTKPQIAVKRSALLPPPNRIRPRSPPPPPPAQLQKQQHHSPEQRITEKCFKNALLPPFMRSQLPACVQPIPGPPSLLPSNSQRLTYDLPKKEPDIGSHPWDPDYSYNIPEGSGEEMKHPNTTGSSGSAQKSAPALPPRPYFMKSCPEYLVLLPDSFSSSKSSSSSSRSREPLVGNPNVILVSLGELISEENAFTIEGEPTCCSQCGSVLDSFYDNVVNVCYFCQSSLEPPTSSSATCLGCRDSVFLLTPGDKALALTDTLLLFCIDISASMSITSQVLEGKQPIYGSRLQFVQEAVLQSVRKLSETQPHMRVGLITFNNQVTLHGYDEFTSRCLRGAELIDSEYLKEAAFSFPSPQPLSRTRDCLQREILGLSESGATALGPASLVAIAMASRQPGSKVIICTDGKANTDLGNLEVEDIDARPCLSSTIFYHDLGKYAASQGVTVSVLAIEGTDCRLDELGRLADCTSGKVVIASPHELYTEFEEIIENRTIATHCSVTLLLPTTLCVKGEREAGNRVTREVGNVASDTEITFQFGAREHGSQGEVSAPVAGGRVSVQLQLRYRQKDGHSMLRVLTADKEVTDDSSVVLSSLFLAIIQLNSSQASAALAVRGRFQDAKSEGETQRELMERALAYDRSAEDKLIYSKWLKTMDPIHNSLQNYTRRQSIRSDTLQSLTDMGAALLYSMKNSNRSSSLKEKHQH
- the LOC118371066 gene encoding circularly permutated Ras protein 1 isoform X6, translating into MSTAISTLTVLQCCRRSDGITHSLLTLQTGRNSSLNRHCSRGFAYRRSDGITHSLLTLQTGRNSSLNRHCSRGFAYVVGPPMEFACGFVYVPPSTYQREVHTKPQIAVKRSALLPPPNRIRPRSPPPPPPAQLQKQQHHSPEQRITEKCFKNALLPPFMRSQLPACVQPIPGPPSLLPSNSQRLTYDLPKKEPDIGSHPWDPDYSYNIPEGSGEEMKHPNTTGSSGSAQKSAPALPPRPYFMKSCPEYLVLLPDSFSSSKSSSSSSRSREPLVGNPNVILVSLGELISEENAFTIEGEPTCCSQCGSVLDSFYDNVVNVCYFCQSSLEPPTSSSATCLGCRDSVFLLTPGDKALALTDTLLLFCIDISASMSITSQVLEGKQPIYGSRLQFVQEAVLQSVRKLSETQPHMRVGLITFNNQVTLHGYDEFTSRCLRGAELIDSEYLKEAAFSFPSPQPLSRTRDCLQREILGLSESGATALGPASLVAIAMASRQPGSKVIICTDGKANTDLGNLEVEDIDARPCLSSTIFYHDLGKYAASQGVTVSVLAIEGTDCRLDELGRLADCTSGKVVIASPHELYTEFEEIIENRTIATHCSVTLLLPTTLCVKGEREAGNRVTREVGNVASDTEITFQFGAREHGSQGEVSAPVAGGRVSVQLQLRYRQKDGHSMLRVLTADKEVTDDSSVVLSSLFLAIIQLNSSQASAALAVRGRFQDAKSEGETQRELMERALAYDRSAEDKLIYSKWLKTMDPIHNSLQNYTRRQSIRSDTLQSLTDMGAALLYSMKNSNRSSSLKEKHQH
- the LOC118371066 gene encoding circularly permutated Ras protein 1 isoform X4 is translated as MSTAISTLTVLQCCRRSDGITHSLLTLQTGRNSSLNRHCSRGFAYRRSDGITHSLLTLQTGSNSSLNRHCSRGFAYRRSDGITHSLLTLQTGRNSSLNRHCSRGFAYVVGPPMEFACGFVYVPPSTYQREVHTKPQIAVKRSALLPPPNRIRPRSPPPPPPAQLQKQQHHSPEQRITEKCFKNALLPPFMRSQLPACVQPIPGPPSLLPSNSQRLTYDLPKKEPDIGSHPWDPDYSYNIPEGSGEEMKHPNTTGSSGSAQKSAPALPPRPYFMKSCPEYLVLLPDSFSSSKSSSSSSRSREPLVGNPNVILVSLGELISEENAFTIEGEPTCCSQCGSVLDSFYDNVVNVCYFCQSSLEPPTSSSATCLGCRDSVFLLTPGDKALALTDTLLLFCIDISASMSITSQVLEGKQPIYGSRLQFVQEAVLQSVRKLSETQPHMRVGLITFNNQVTLHGYDEFTSRCLRGAELIDSEYLKEAAFSFPSPQPLSRTRDCLQREILGLSESGATALGPASLVAIAMASRQPGSKVIICTDGKANTDLGNLEVEDIDARPCLSSTIFYHDLGKYAASQGVTVSVLAIEGTDCRLDELGRLADCTSGKVVIASPHELYTEFEEIIENRTIATHCSVTLLLPTTLCVKGEREAGNRVTREVGNVASDTEITFQFGAREHGSQGEVSAPVAGGRVSVQLQLRYRQKDGHSMLRVLTADKEVTDDSSVVLSSLFLAIIQLNSSQASAALAVRGRFQDAKSEGETQRELMERALAYDRSAEDKLIYSKWLKTMDPIHNSLQNYTRRQSIRSDTLQSLTDMGAALLYSMKNSNRSSSLKEKHQH